The following is a genomic window from Malus sylvestris chromosome 7, drMalSylv7.2, whole genome shotgun sequence.
CAGCAACAGCAGCTTCGAGAAGCAGGAAAACTCACAGCATATACTAAATGAAACTCAGAGCATATACTAAAAGAAAGAAGTATGTAATCCATAATTTAAGAAACCACAGCACAAACAAACTTACCCTGTCAACTTTATTCCCTACTAGAATTTTGATACACTCGGGATTAGTGGAGTACGTCTCTACTTCCTTCGCCCAGATATTCAACAAGTTTGTAAAGGTTTCTCGCCTTGTCACGTCATACACTAAGATTGAAATCAAATGGCAAATCAGTCAGATATTTTTCTGAAGCAGCTACTTTCGAAGcaacagaaagaaaaacaacTGGAGTGGAAGAGTCAGAGTCAAAAAGAGATGCGTTATGAACTTCTAAGTCACCTctattgtgaaaaaaaatatatatgtgtatatatatatatatatcaaagtgCAACGGAATATTATGTTTTCAATGGCCAAGCACCCTTTTCCTTTGCTTCTGATAGTTGAAAACCACTCAAAAAATGCGTAATGTAAGGTTTACACGCAATGACATACGACATACGACATACGACATACGTACCAAGAATGATACCATGTGCACCTCTGTAATAAGAGCTTATTACCGTTCCAAACCTCTCCTGTCCCGctgcaaaaccaaaagaaaaacacttcacGAATAAACGAGGAGAATATTTTTTCTTGAAGTCAAGTATAAAATCAACAATTTACTTAAAGGCCAAGTAAAATCAACGTTTTAGTAttgaaagaaaactaatgaggAGAATATATTCCCTTGTTGAAGTCACAAGGAAGTTGACAGATGATAGTTAGGTCCACTGAATACCTGTGTCCCAGATTGTAAGCTTCAATCTATTTCCGCCAACTAAAATCTGCTTGACCTTAAAATCCACACCTTCAAATGGTTGGTAAAGCACATCAGCACCAAATATAATGACAATCCGAAAATTACAGTCAATCAAGAATTTCACAATTCGCCTCGAAACTTCCACATGAAAAGAGAGGAAATTAGTCCGCCGGCTAAGAGCAAGGCATATGCCGGAAACCTAACAAATGTATAGGAATCACAAGGAGTTCTGCTCCGTTTAGGGAAGTGAGTAATTACACTGAAATCGGTATTTACGAGATGCAAGCCAGAAAAAAGCTATTATTGTCCCCAACTACAATTGCATGATAACTGTTTGAGGACATGAAAATATAAGCAGATATACATGCAAACTATATTTCTAACCCTAAATACAGAAATTATCTTATGCAAACCGTTGCTTAATTGAATATTTTTCTAGATGATTTACACAAAATTCATCTAAACCGCGAGAAGAGTGATTCAAACTTAGAGGGAGCACACTTCTCGAGCTAACTTGACTTACCTTGACTAACCCCAGGTCTAGATGGTATTTGCaacataaagaaacaaaaactggGTGTTTAAAAAGAGTTAATTAGAACCAAAATAAGCACTTGAACATGTCACTGATTcatgaatttcaaaaaaaaaaaaaaaaaaaaagatgcaaGAACTAACCAATATCAAATGAAAATATCGTGGGAGATAAACTTTAAAATATTACCAATGGTGGGAGGTAAGTCTTGAACAAAAGTGGAGATGAAGCTGAGGAGAAGGCTGCTCTTTCCAACACCAGAATCACCAGTCAGCAAAATCTTGAACGAGTAATCATAATTGTGGCTCCCTCCTTTTGGTGAAGAACCCTTCATTCTTTGGTGCTGGTTTCAACTCAATTTACACccatcaaattaattaaataacaacaaaaagctTTCACTATTTCTCAATTCTTGTTTAGCTATGTGAAGGTGGTTCTgtttattttttgataaaacaCAAGAACGagaggagggggagagagagagatggaaaatGGGAAACTTCCTGAGGTTGGTGGGGTTGGAGGGTAGGACTGTAGCATACGTGTAAAGTGTACAACGAGATCTGGTTATGTTGTACAAATGGCTGAATCATATATTAATCATTACACAATAATTTAGACAACAATTTTCTTTGACACAACGATATTCTACTTTAAAGAGAATAAGAATTGAGTCAGAGTTCAAACTCAACACAAATATATTAAACATCCTCCTCGTTATTTATGAACTCAAAACTCTTTACTCGTTGTGTAGTGAAAATAAATATAACATTAAACTATGGTACCACCGatattaaaacataaaattagaaTGATTTGCAGCCCTAAAACAGTGTGATTAGTGTAAAATGGATTACAGTTTAAGTTAATGTGGTTGGACAAAATTCTTCTGTCCTTGGAACGGCAAATTTGGAACTTTGTTTGACTCACTCAGCCGTCAGCCCCCACGCGCCTTCTCAGCCGGAGTTTTGTTATTTAATAATTTGTCTCGTTGTGAATGAAATGCCCCTAACACTGTCGCAATTTAGTCAAAGTCTTAAACTTTCAACTAATCACTCAATTTTGTAGCCAATAATGTAACGTTTTTTAGTGACTGTTATCCACTCGACGGTCCACTACGGTAAAAAGACGTGATTGCATAAAGAATTAAAGATAGTGGAAACTATATTTACTCTTTTCATATTGGATGCTcaattatttctttattttcaatCTACTTTAGCTTGAGTTTAAAACATCGTGGATCTATTCTAGTCATTTCGATGAATTTTGTGTTAGATGTTTGagttttatttgttgtttgttaTTACTTGGTATTATCATCTAGTAAATATAATGTTGGGTTTCTATCAATATGTCTTGAATTCGAAACTTCTCAATCTCTTAAATTAATGTAATAGTTATGAATCATTCCCCTCTTCTATATGATGTAAATTGATTTAATTCAATAGTATTAAATGCAATGCAATGTAATAAAAATGAAATCTCATAATCTATTTTAAAATATCGGTGATGTTCAAACAGATAAAAGATGTAAATTGATTTAATTCAACAGTATTAAATGCAAGGTAGTAAATTTGAAATCTCGTAATCTATTTTAAAATATCGGTCCTATCTTAAAAGGTGTAAAGTGtaattccaatttttttaactcGTATTGCTTAATACAAATGAAATTAATTGTTGGAGTCTTAATACAAATGtaagaagaaaaacaatattaaaagaaaacaaaaatgaatggAGTCTTATCTAAACTGGAAACAGTGTTTAAcataggcttattatattaacaccccacaaattgttgaataaaccatacatacttaatacacctcatatttactttttcaattaaaaattatcttaatacaccccacatacttccCCATAATATCCTCATaccccacattcttaatatacaccttacattttctacatgcACTCCATAATttctatacaccccacatttctcaaatcttataaagcttttaatttggacaaataATGCCAACTAAAAGTTTGACAAATAATGCCGCCTAAAATTTAAAGCATATGTGAGTTGTTTTCAATTACACCATTAAAACCCATGTCgtctgtttttaatatttggtggtaattttaggtgtttaattcTTCTTGTAATCCTTGTgatccctaaaagatgaatacgaaCATAGAAGCTTGAATAACGCATCAcaagcaagattaaataattatcgatgttgtcaaaatcactaaaacaataaataatatgAAGTCTACCTCATGTGAAGTTTCCGAAACATCAATTTCGTGTTTCACtcgtcaaaaattatttttctcaatctacatgtttgtagtttcattggttagggttttgttcaacaatgaaGGGTCGAatgggttttgatagttgaagaagataaataatacgttaaaagtgatttgggatgtatatagaattttttattttttttaacctaacaatgtcaaaattgtcattgcatagtaggataaataagttatttaatattaaattttaatgtgaggtgcattcaacattttgtggggtgctaatataaaaagcctttAACATATTGAtatttgtaaaaatatcaatatgcAAATTTGTAGAAATATTAACAGATATATCAAACATTGATATCTATATCGGTTGTTTTCGATAGAAATGGTagaatttaaaatgaaactttagaGATTGTTAAACATTTGTATGAAAGAATATAAAAGTTTATTCAATATTTAACAGATTgtttgtaacatcccatatcgcccaggggtgaggatcttgtaagccttatatgtatattctcatctctacctattacgaggccttttgggagcttactggcttcgggttccatcgaaactccgaagttaagcgagttcgcgcgagagcaatcccatgatgggtgacccactgggaagttctcgtgtgagttcctagaaataaaaccgtgagggtgtggtcggggcccaaag
Proteins encoded in this region:
- the LOC126629143 gene encoding ras-related protein RABC2a-like; amino-acid sequence: MKGSSPKGGSHNYDYSFKILLTGDSGVGKSSLLLSFISTFVQDLPPTIGVDFKVKQILVGGNRLKLTIWDTAGQERFGTVISSYYRGAHGIILVYDVTRRETFTNLLNIWAKEVETYSTNPECIKILVGNKVDRENERAVTREEGMALAQEHKCLFLECSAKTRENVQQCFKDLTLKMLEVPSLLDSGSVEVKRHILKQKQEDRFPCNGDCCS